Proteins encoded together in one uncultured Sphaerochaeta sp. window:
- a CDS encoding heavy metal translocating P-type ATPase, with translation MKKEIQVGIGGMTCASCSSAVERTLNKLDGVEKAQVNLATETATISFDEDSLGLEGIKKAVSRIGYSVVDKLDAKEKDAEKQKELKALGKRLTVSAVLSVVLMVIAMGPMLGLTLPFSPLTNALLQMVLALGTMLAGSAFFTKGFSTLVKREPNMDSLVALGTSASFLYSLWGVSEIFMGNHMAAHNHLYFEGVGVIITLVMLGRYLEHRSKGKTGEAIRKLMELAPSTATVLRDGKQVIISADEVQIDDIIMVKPGEKLPVDGVVLSGSSSIDESLLTGESLPVEKILGSEVYAATLNTTGTLQYRATKVGADTALAAIITLVQDAQGSKAPIARVADKISGIFVPIVMGISVVTFLAWMLAGTPFDIAIMRAVSVLVIACPCSLGLATPIAIMVSTGKGAKLGILFRHAAAIEQLKDVQTVIFDKTGTLTEGKPKVTDVMGDNPELLMQLAASVESSSEHPLSHAVVEAAKERKTPLLETQDFKALVGSGIQGTIDGAVVRIGNVSLMKENKISITDKTEAQLAQLSDQGKTPLLVAKDTTFIGIIAVADTLRPETTEAVKALREAGLKTIMLTGDNERTARAIAKLAGVDSYKAEQLPGQKEEAITELASKGKVAMVGDGINDAPALAKADVGIAVGSATDVARETADVVLVRNNLKDVTKSFQLSRASMRNIHQNLFWAFFYNLLGIPLAAGVLTIFGGPGLSPMFAAFAMSMSSVCVVLNALRLNRFK, from the coding sequence ATGAAGAAAGAGATACAGGTAGGAATCGGTGGGATGACCTGTGCTTCCTGCTCCTCTGCTGTTGAGCGTACGCTCAACAAGCTTGACGGAGTGGAAAAGGCCCAGGTAAATCTTGCCACCGAGACTGCTACCATCTCCTTCGATGAAGATTCACTCGGACTCGAAGGGATCAAGAAGGCGGTCTCCAGAATCGGCTATTCGGTAGTCGATAAACTCGATGCAAAAGAGAAGGATGCAGAGAAGCAGAAAGAGCTGAAGGCTCTGGGAAAGCGCCTCACCGTCTCTGCTGTGCTGAGTGTTGTCCTGATGGTAATTGCCATGGGCCCGATGCTCGGTCTCACACTCCCCTTCTCCCCTCTAACCAATGCCCTGCTCCAGATGGTTCTGGCACTTGGCACCATGCTAGCTGGCTCAGCGTTCTTCACCAAGGGTTTCTCAACGCTGGTGAAAAGAGAACCCAATATGGATAGCTTGGTAGCGCTGGGGACCTCAGCGAGCTTCCTCTACAGCCTTTGGGGGGTCTCTGAGATATTCATGGGGAACCATATGGCGGCCCATAATCATCTCTACTTTGAAGGTGTTGGTGTGATCATCACCCTGGTGATGCTTGGTCGTTATCTTGAGCATCGCAGCAAGGGAAAGACGGGAGAAGCCATCAGAAAACTGATGGAGCTTGCTCCCTCCACTGCAACGGTCTTGAGAGATGGGAAACAGGTTATCATCAGTGCTGATGAAGTGCAGATCGACGATATTATCATGGTAAAGCCAGGAGAGAAACTCCCGGTTGATGGTGTAGTTCTCTCCGGCAGTTCATCCATCGATGAATCTCTCCTGACTGGTGAAAGCCTTCCCGTGGAGAAAATTCTAGGGAGTGAGGTGTATGCAGCTACACTGAATACCACAGGAACACTCCAGTACCGTGCAACAAAGGTTGGCGCTGATACAGCACTCGCTGCCATCATTACCTTGGTACAAGATGCCCAGGGCTCAAAGGCCCCGATCGCTCGTGTTGCCGACAAGATTTCTGGTATATTCGTCCCGATCGTCATGGGTATCTCCGTCGTGACTTTCCTCGCATGGATGCTTGCTGGCACACCATTTGACATTGCCATCATGCGGGCGGTAAGTGTGTTGGTCATTGCCTGTCCTTGTAGTCTGGGTCTTGCAACCCCTATCGCTATCATGGTCTCTACTGGAAAGGGTGCAAAATTGGGAATACTGTTCCGGCATGCTGCAGCCATTGAACAGCTTAAGGATGTGCAGACAGTGATCTTCGACAAGACTGGTACGTTGACCGAGGGTAAACCCAAGGTAACAGATGTAATGGGAGATAATCCTGAACTTCTGATGCAACTGGCTGCCAGTGTGGAGAGCAGCAGTGAACACCCTCTCTCTCATGCAGTGGTAGAAGCCGCAAAAGAGAGAAAGACGCCCCTTCTGGAAACCCAGGACTTCAAGGCCTTGGTTGGCAGTGGAATACAGGGAACCATCGACGGAGCAGTGGTCCGTATCGGAAATGTGTCCCTTATGAAGGAAAACAAGATTTCCATTACGGACAAGACAGAGGCACAACTTGCCCAGTTGAGTGACCAAGGCAAGACTCCCCTATTGGTGGCAAAGGATACCACGTTCATAGGCATCATTGCTGTCGCCGATACCCTGAGACCAGAGACCACAGAAGCAGTAAAAGCCTTACGTGAAGCTGGTCTGAAGACCATTATGCTGACCGGAGACAATGAGCGCACGGCAAGAGCAATTGCAAAGCTTGCTGGTGTGGACTCCTATAAGGCTGAACAGCTCCCCGGGCAGAAGGAAGAAGCCATAACTGAGCTTGCAAGCAAAGGCAAGGTAGCTATGGTCGGAGATGGCATCAATGATGCCCCTGCCCTAGCCAAGGCTGATGTCGGTATCGCCGTTGGCAGTGCTACCGATGTTGCCAGGGAGACTGCTGATGTGGTTCTGGTACGCAATAACCTGAAGGATGTCACTAAGTCGTTCCAGCTCTCAAGGGCATCGATGAGGAATATCCACCAGAACCTGTTCTGGGCGTTCTTCTACAACTTACTCGGCATTCCTCTTGCAGCAGGTGTTCTTACCATCTTCGGAGGTCCTGGACTCAGTCCGATGTTTGCAGCATTTGCCATGTCAATGTCCAGTGTCTGTGTGGTGTTGAATGCATTGAGGTTGAATAGGTTTAAGTAG
- a CDS encoding Fic family protein — protein MALVKEIHEILTAGTYDERRYIENKERPGEFKKHDYVTGLLEVGSSPEDVPHDIAFLLKEIQDLSERILPPETILKAATYFHARFEYIHPFADGNGRVGRTLLNYFLMGNDHPPLIVYEEDRSLYFEGLRSYDRQEDLEPLYTFFLSAVEKTWEKKVERSLGDNEKGERSKLEDLL, from the coding sequence TTGGCTCTAGTTAAGGAAATTCATGAAATTCTTACCGCCGGGACGTATGATGAGAGACGATATATTGAAAACAAGGAACGCCCTGGTGAGTTTAAGAAACATGATTACGTTACAGGATTGCTTGAAGTCGGTTCATCACCAGAGGATGTGCCGCATGATATTGCTTTCCTGCTGAAAGAGATACAAGATCTGTCAGAGAGAATACTGCCGCCAGAAACAATTCTCAAAGCTGCAACCTACTTTCATGCACGTTTTGAGTATATCCATCCTTTTGCAGATGGGAACGGACGAGTAGGGCGAACACTGCTTAACTACTTTCTCATGGGTAATGACCATCCTCCTCTTATCGTTTACGAAGAGGATCGTTCACTGTACTTCGAGGGATTACGCTCCTATGACAGACAGGAAGACCTTGAACCCTTGTATACATTTTTTCTCTCTGCTGTCGAGAAGACATGGGAGAAGAAGGTTGAGAGATCTCTAGGTGATAATGAAAAGGGAGAAAGATCGAAGTTGGAGGATTTGCTTTAA
- a CDS encoding SHOCT domain-containing protein: MYSSLIWDAGRFGHHSFGYGMYNGGGMWIMGLFVLAVIAALTLSIIAIVRTSKKKNATGDALRIVEERYAKGELTKEEYDVMKKDLR, encoded by the coding sequence ATGTATAGTTCATTAATTTGGGACGCAGGAAGATTTGGTCATCATAGCTTCGGTTATGGAATGTATAATGGTGGTGGGATGTGGATCATGGGACTTTTTGTCCTTGCAGTAATCGCTGCTTTGACTCTTTCCATCATTGCAATTGTCAGAACCTCAAAGAAGAAAAATGCTACTGGGGATGCACTCCGTATTGTTGAAGAGCGATATGCAAAGGGTGAACTGACAAAGGAAGAGTATGATGTCATGAAGAAGGACCTACGATAA
- a CDS encoding type IV toxin-antitoxin system AbiEi family antitoxin domain-containing protein — protein sequence MKVQRGLVSNLDNAKILNMAKAQQGIITSTQVTKAGLPRRCLTSMVHSGLLVRVERGVYTLPETREDEFYILQWRFSRGIFSHETALYLHALTDRTPSRYTMTFPFGYNVGNVLKRGLVAKVASKETYQLGIMTLSSPSGNSIKAYNIERTLCDMVQTRHKADIQVVNQAMRIYAASRKKDIARLMDYAKKLRVKSKIQTYMEILL from the coding sequence ATGAAAGTACAGAGAGGTTTAGTAAGCAACCTTGATAATGCAAAGATTCTTAATATGGCAAAAGCACAGCAGGGGATCATCACGAGCACCCAAGTGACCAAGGCAGGCCTTCCAAGGCGATGCCTCACCTCCATGGTACACAGCGGATTGCTTGTTCGAGTTGAGCGAGGTGTGTATACACTCCCGGAAACTAGGGAAGATGAGTTTTATATTCTCCAATGGCGATTCTCAAGGGGAATCTTTTCCCATGAGACCGCTTTGTATCTTCATGCACTGACCGACCGGACTCCTTCACGGTATACCATGACATTTCCCTTCGGATACAATGTGGGAAATGTCCTCAAGCGAGGTCTTGTAGCTAAAGTGGCCAGCAAGGAAACATATCAGTTGGGAATCATGACGCTATCTTCTCCAAGTGGTAACTCCATCAAAGCCTATAACATCGAGCGTACTCTCTGTGATATGGTTCAAACCCGCCACAAAGCGGATATACAGGTGGTGAACCAGGCAATGAGGATATATGCCGCTTCACGGAAGAAGGATATTGCCCGCCTCATGGATTATGCCAAAAAGCTTCGGGTCAAGTCAAAAATACAGACCTACATGGAGATTCTATTATAA
- the rsgA gene encoding ribosome small subunit-dependent GTPase A, whose amino-acid sequence MQLQHNTETQINSLGWNEQLAQNFVPFSTLGYIPLRIIKENRGYYWGSDGIQTYLLQRSGSFNNLLDLAVQQTPVVGDWCAVNSYESEKGLIEAVLSRISEFHKPLVHEEGYATGNREVVASNVDTALIVIDSHYDFNIHKIERYLSILSADHISPLLVLTKIDLVEDPLSLLSIASERFTSLRVFPVDSLTGNGIEGLLLSLKARKTYMLLGSSGAGKSTLVNRLYGKDVTKTQEVRVGDGKGRHTTTSRSLHQLPSGALLLDTPGIRGVGMNSSASEIAESFSDIAALASHCRFHDCSHTAESGCAVKNALQSGELKQDRYEHYLLLKHEAMSWEEVMGQRRKKDKTLGKVLYQYRRREGKHV is encoded by the coding sequence ATGCAACTACAACATAATACTGAAACTCAAATCAATTCCCTTGGATGGAACGAACAACTGGCACAGAACTTTGTGCCTTTCAGTACGCTTGGGTATATACCTCTACGTATCATCAAAGAAAATAGAGGCTACTACTGGGGCAGTGATGGAATACAAACATACCTGCTTCAAAGATCTGGATCCTTCAACAATCTTCTAGACCTCGCAGTGCAGCAAACACCTGTAGTAGGGGATTGGTGTGCTGTGAACTCCTATGAGTCAGAGAAGGGTCTCATTGAAGCAGTACTATCACGTATTTCTGAATTCCATAAACCACTTGTTCACGAGGAAGGATACGCCACAGGAAACCGCGAAGTGGTTGCAAGTAATGTGGATACCGCTCTTATTGTGATCGACAGTCACTACGACTTCAATATTCACAAGATTGAACGATATCTCTCCATTCTCTCTGCTGATCATATTTCTCCCCTGTTGGTACTGACCAAGATTGACCTGGTTGAAGATCCTCTGAGCTTACTGAGCATTGCCTCTGAGCGTTTCACATCCTTGAGAGTATTCCCAGTCGATTCTCTCACTGGGAATGGTATAGAGGGCCTTCTCCTTTCCCTGAAGGCAAGGAAGACTTATATGCTCTTAGGTTCCAGCGGCGCCGGGAAATCGACATTGGTAAATCGGCTCTATGGAAAGGATGTCACCAAAACACAAGAAGTACGCGTGGGTGATGGAAAGGGAAGGCATACCACTACCTCCAGGTCTCTCCACCAACTACCCTCTGGAGCTCTCCTGCTCGATACCCCAGGTATCAGGGGAGTGGGGATGAACAGTAGTGCTTCTGAAATTGCTGAGAGTTTCTCTGACATTGCAGCCCTTGCGTCACACTGTCGGTTCCATGACTGTAGTCATACAGCAGAGTCAGGGTGTGCAGTAAAGAACGCACTGCAATCAGGGGAATTGAAACAGGACAGGTATGAACACTACCTTTTACTGAAGCATGAAGCGATGAGTTGGGAAGAAGTGATGGGGCAGAGAAGGAAGAAGGATAAAACGTTGGGGAAGGTGCTCTATCAATACAGAAGGAGGGAGGGAAAACATGTATAG
- a CDS encoding DUF1801 domain-containing protein, with the protein MRSEATTVEAYLSELTSEQRSVIEPLRKLILENLPEGIQESMNWGMISYEIPLRSFPDTYNKQPIGYAALSVQKHGFSLYLMPLYMDDKKMAKLQKQSKKLMMGKSCIRFKTLEQLPLDLIAEILRSYTVETYIAAYKNIKGSL; encoded by the coding sequence ATGCGATCAGAAGCAACAACCGTAGAAGCATATCTCTCAGAGCTTACCAGCGAGCAACGCTCCGTCATTGAACCACTCAGGAAATTGATCCTTGAGAATCTTCCAGAAGGAATCCAGGAAAGTATGAACTGGGGAATGATCAGCTATGAAATACCCCTTCGATCTTTCCCTGATACCTATAACAAGCAACCCATAGGATATGCTGCCCTCTCTGTACAGAAGCATGGATTCTCTCTCTACCTCATGCCGCTCTACATGGATGACAAAAAAATGGCTAAGCTACAGAAGCAGAGTAAGAAGCTTATGATGGGAAAATCATGTATTCGGTTCAAAACCTTGGAACAACTACCTCTCGACCTCATTGCAGAGATTCTTCGCTCCTATACCGTAGAAACATACATCGCAGCATACAAGAACATTAAAGGCTCTTTATAA
- the yfcE gene encoding phosphodiesterase, with the protein MIYLFASDIHGSAYAMHTLLNIFQTTKASKLILLGDLLYHGPRNAFPYEYNPKEACRLQNSVKESLISVRGNCDSEVDQMVLEFPMLSDSAIMHLEQVGDRLIYLHHGHKELPPLNPGTIVISGHTHIPVAEERDGMFFINPGSVSLPKGGYPASYCLLEGNTFTIYELESDKEMMSLTI; encoded by the coding sequence ATGATATACCTTTTTGCCTCCGACATCCATGGAAGTGCATATGCAATGCATACACTCCTGAATATCTTTCAAACAACCAAAGCCTCCAAGCTAATACTGCTCGGGGACCTTCTCTATCATGGCCCAAGAAATGCCTTTCCCTATGAGTATAACCCAAAAGAAGCGTGCAGGCTACAAAATAGTGTGAAAGAATCGTTAATTTCTGTACGTGGTAACTGTGATTCCGAAGTTGACCAGATGGTATTGGAGTTCCCCATGCTCTCAGACAGTGCAATCATGCACTTGGAACAAGTTGGTGACCGTTTGATCTATCTCCATCATGGGCACAAGGAGTTACCTCCTCTTAACCCGGGGACGATCGTTATCAGTGGGCATACCCATATTCCTGTAGCTGAGGAGCGGGATGGAATGTTTTTCATCAACCCTGGCTCAGTATCCCTACCAAAGGGAGGGTATCCAGCCAGCTACTGCTTATTGGAAGGCAATACCTTCACTATTTATGAACTGGAGAGCGACAAGGAGATGATGAGCCTTACCATTTAA